CTCATAGAGCGCAGCCTCGTAAAAGTCGAAAAGAATAACACGCTTGGAATGCACGATTTGCTCAGAGACATGGGAAGATCAATTGCTGGTGAAAGTTCAATCAAAGAGCCTGCAAAGCATAGTCGATTGTGGTTTCATGACGATGTGAACGAtgtcttgttaaaaaaaaatgtaagaactTTTGAGCATCCTCTAAAATTTATCAAGATTATAAGAATCTTTGTTTCTTTCTGGGTTAATTTTGTTCTCCATAACTTCTGGCTGAAATTATTTGGATGCATGATTTTCATTCTCATGTTTATTAAAAATTACTTAGGCTGCTGCATCTCTGATATACTTATATGTATTACTTTCTAGTTATGAAGCACTCAATGTGAAGtaattgaatataatcacaATTGCAATGTTGTCTAACACCGACGTGTGATGGATATAAAATTCCGCCTTAATAGCGGTCCGCCCCTAGTCGCCTAAATTGCGACCTTTGGTTAGCCTTAATTGCAGcatccaacaccttcattgtgttggctttgagggggtggatttagtcccacttCGGATAGATAACACTCTTGAGAAGattttataaagaggaggcactccacaccttacaagccggttttgtaatgATGAGTTTTGGTGTTATTTACCTAGCTTTCAAGCAAGAAAGACAAATGATAAACAATTTCCCTGACTTTCTCTGCTTTTTTTACTTCAAATGCAGGGTACAGAAATTGTTGAGGGATTGATTTTTGAGTTGCCAATAACACATAGAACTAGATTCGGTACTAATGCTTTCCAGGACATGAAAAAACTGAGGCTTTTAAAACTTGATGGTGTTGACCTCATCGGAGATTATGGTTTAATTTCCAAACAACTGAGATGGGTTGATTGGCAACGACCTACCTTCAAATGTATACCAGATGACTCTGATCTAGGAAATCTagttgtttttgaattaaaacataGCAATATTGGACAAGTTTGGCAGGAGCCCAAGGTataataacattttcttttaaactcaAAGGTTGAAGACATTATAATATTTTACCACCTTTACATGTGctattttcttgttatttttctcttaaacaaTCATTTTCTTGCAGCTGTTAGACAAGCTGAAAATTCTCAATGTCAGTCATAATAAGTACTTGAAAATCACCCCAGACTTTTCAAAATTACCGAATCTAGAAAAGCTCATTATGATGGAATGTCCGAGCTTGATTGAGGTACACCAGTCCATTGGGGACCTCAAGAATATCGTTCTGATAAATTTGAGGGACTGTAAAAGTCTTGCCAATCTCCCAAGAGAGATCTATCAATTGATATCGGTGAAAACTCTTATTCTTTCTGGTTGTTCAAAGATTGAGAAATTGGAAGAAGATATAATGCAAATGGAATCCTTGACAGCTCTAATTGCAGCAAATACTGGTATCAAACAAGTGCCCTATTCAATAGCAAGATCAAAAAGCATTGGATATATATCACTATGTGGATATGAAGGATTATCACATGATGTTTTTCCTTCTCTCATTTGGTCTTGGATGTCACCAACCAGAAATTCCCTGTCCCATGTTTTTCCATTTGCAGGCAATTCATTGTCTCTAGTTTCTTTGGATGTAGAGAGTAATAATATGGACTATCAATCACCGATGGTTACCGTCCTATCAAAGCTTCGATGTGTTTGGTTTCAATGCCACTCAGAGAATCAACTTACTCAAGAATTAAGAAGATTTATTGATGATCTATATGATGTGAATTTTACTGAGTTGGAAACAACATCACATGGACACCAAATCAAAAATCTTTTCTTGAAATCACTTGTGATTGGAATGGGAAGTTCCCAAATAGTCACAGATACTCTTGGCAAGAGCTTAGCACAGGTTTCTTCTTTATCCTTTCACCTTTActgatatttattattaattaagagAATATGGAatggttttcttttttctttatttcattaaatcGTAGTATAGAATTTGCTGAAAGTGACAAGAAATTTATGAAGGTATCCTTCAGATTAATCAATATCAATGCTAGGATCTTCATATTACAAAACAGAAAAGCATTAGctcaaaagttattttaaaaatatttatagtatATACCTACAATCTAACAAGCTAATAAAGCTACAGTCTTACAAGAATCAAGTAActagataattatttttacagATACCAAGCTTTAAAATCTTTAGTTTATGTTGTTTCTTTTCTCTCTACATTAGTAGGAATCCATAACGGTAAGCTAAATGTTTCCATAATGTAACcctttattagaaaaaaaaagttcgaGTTGTTGCATACGTCTATTCATAAAGAATCGACAACAGTACTGCTAATGCTTTGCATAGAATGATAAGATCATAGTGCAGAGAGAGAATTTGTAGACAGACATGTATCTGTTacagttttattgtgaaagctTCCTTAATGGAAAGCCGAAAGGAACTGTATTGCCTGGAATACATTTTTCTGTTTAGAACACTATTTTGACACTGTAAATGGCACAAAATGTCCATTTGCAtagtttaatatattaaatatttcataaataacTTAGCATATTATCATGATACAGGGTTTGGCAACCAATTCTAGTGATTCTTTCCTTCCGGGTGACAATTATCCTTCTTGGTTAGCCTATAAATGCGAAGGATCTTCTGTACTTTTTCAAGTGCCTGAGGATAGTGGTTCCTGCATGAAGGGAATAGCTTTGTGTGTTGTTTATTCGTCAACACCTCAAAACCTGCCAATTGAATGTATCACTAGTGTCTTGATCATTAATTACACAAAGCTCACAATCCAGATTTACAAGGATGACACAATAATGTCTTTTAATGATGAAGATTGGGAAGGTGTATTGTCAAATTTAAAAGTTGGTGACAATGTGGAGATTTTTGTAGCTATTGGGCATGGATTTACTGTTAAGGAGACGGCTGCGTATCTTATATATGGTCAGCCAACTGCTGTGGAAATTGAACCAATACCTGAAGTGGACGCGCAACCATCACCTGATGCGAAAACGGAGCCATCACCTGAAGTGGAAGCGCATTCATCACCTTATGCGAAAAGGAGACGACTGTCTATCTAGTATATGGCCAGTCAACTGCAATAGAAATAGAGACATTAACAACTCTGGAAGTTAAGCCTTTTGCTGAAATGTTTATGTATGAATTATAATAATAGACGTTCCAACAATTTTCGGTTGGGCATACCTTTGTCTATGtgtttttctatattttctaggcttaaatatgtatttcatccttgcaattaggggtcgtttaaaaattggtacctgtaatcgttaatcctagcaatttacccttgcattgtttaatgatttaaaattttgtccctctccccacttaatcactgccacgtcactaattcgATCACGTGACGATCACTACCACACATGAAATTTCAATGTGACGATcgaattagtgacgtggcagtgattaagttggtcattttaaatgattaatgattgcaagactAGTTTGctaggattagcgattacagttaccaatttttaaacgacccctaattgtaaggatgaaatacatatttaagcctatttatTATGAACGAGGAAAAATAGTGGcgtgttgtatatgaattatgtggttattgtttgtttcaaatttagAAATTAATGTGGCAATGAGATCTTGTTGGGTGTTGAGTTAATTTCTCATTATTCTGGACCTCGCAATTCCTTAACTAGACAAGGTGATACAACTGTTGCGATTATATTTGGTGTATACATACATTCTAACTCATCACTAGTTAGGGGTAGCTCCTCTATTGGTTGGTATATTTATGGCTGCATTTGTgaatcatatataatttattgtcTTGTGAAAGCCAGCAAAACTGAATTTAGAACATTTGGGCGGTATCTTAAATTTATATCAGCAAAACTGAATTTAGAGAAGTggcaaaatgaaaaataactgACAAATGttatacaaacttttttttttttaaggagaaatatTATACGGATTTTGCATATcggaaaatttgttgtttaattaggttaaatctatgGCGAGCAAGTAACATATAGTTTTATAACAagcaaaagtttgttttttcctATTAGATCCATAAATCtctattttcatttgatttattcGTGGGACTTattgattaaataataaaaataaacttatatatatgatatgatataacaAGTAAAATCGACttaagttattaaaaaaagaaagtaaaatcgACTTAAGATCAGGTgtgtttttctattattttttgagcttgattactcttttggtcccttaatttattttttggcttCGTTgtggttccttaactattaaaagtttcgtttcggtcccataacttatttttaagttttcttttggtcccttaactatttaaagtttagttttagtccctaacttattttttggtattattttggtccttaactctaatacattaatcctaacataaaggaccaaagtggttgacggaggaagagttaagggaccaaaacgaaaccaaaaagtaagttaaaggaccaaaacgaaacttttaatagttaagggaccaaaatgaaaccaaaaaataagttaagggaccaaaacgaaacttttaatagttaagggactaaaacgaaaccaaaaaataagttaagggaaaaaaaaataattaatcctattttttgtgtgttaatcaTTAAATTCTATTACTTTGTACAGACACAACTTCTCTCCCATGAGTTATTCATTGTAGGGAGTTTAATAAAAATCTCAACAACTTTGtgcataattgttttttttgtgtatTGTCCATGATTCAAGCCAAAAAGAACTGTTGTGTGATGGGGTTtgttaaaaatctaaaaaaaagtcttgtttTGTCACAActtcaaatgaaaatatatttggaCATACACatcaataaaaagtaaataaaaaaaaaatcttttatttataaacGTAACACTGCTGCTCTAATTCCACCTaatatttaacttaaaaaattgtagccatttttccctccttcaaaacctaacaatatttcctaattcccctcctccaaaccctaaccatgatttcctaatttcCCTTCTCCTAAAACCTacctaattgatttccatattttcttttgccatattttttacctaaaaaattGTAGCCATTTTTCCCTCATTCAAAACATAACCATATTTcataattcccctcctccaaaccctaaccatgattttctaatttccctcctcctaaaacctaccTAATTGATTTcttaacaccccgttatcccaaagcaattaattattaaataaatacatcagagtatattccaaacgggcatgtcacacaacttttcaaaattttcttaaatagaatataaaactatttaataaacatccttcataaacaacaatagtttgcagcggaaatatttctCAACATTAAGcttcaacatcaacattaaatcctggcacaaaggccacaacataaaattaacaataaagggctacatcagcaagttccaaaattgatacatagaaatgaaaaataaataaagtaatcacATCCCGTACGTACCAGAGCCCTAGACATTgggccaccacctactactcaggatcacctgcaagttacccataggaagagcaacgttttcaagcagaaggggtgagattcacaacaataaatatagataataaattcatcaattgaatctgacaccctaacataataataattattcaaatataaatgtatatttcataatcaacacatcatcaacaatggtatttacaaccaagacaacgactcatgcaacaactcgacaacaCCGCTACGACTCctcgacaatgcacatgcatgtggtaccaatttacagggcaggagccctcaccggatattgaatggttaaagcattcatcagggcataggccctcaccgctttgaacaacaaggtgttccaggacatgagtcctcccgctttgaacgacaaggcgttccaaggcaagagccctcccgctttatatgcttatgcaattgactccacttgtgtatatctacatacaactcaacaaatgcatatatatgtatatgactcacaacccacaactcaacaaatgcttagacatcaaaatcattcaacaacattcaaaacagaataaacaactcaaaatctgggcaactcgcctcgcgaggtcatctactcgctatggcgaacttaAGGATTGGGTTGCTCGTCGTGGCGAACTGAAATAGgatgctctcgggagttttgacatttttctcactaaatcatcatttttaagctcgctattcatctttttaatctaaaatttgtcccagtcctctctaaaatcatttaggcactcaaaactaaccaaagtacaccttataacaacaatctaaaaatcatgatctcacaggcacttgctcgccatggcgattggttctgctcgcgagacgggctatgaagttgttcactcgcgaggcgaggcaAGCTATTcgccggggcgagcgatgaacatcagtacgggcagaatgcaggtttttccctaaaaatcccattttcctccaattcactccccaaattaatTTACAGATGCAAAACTAAGTgttgtatgcaaccagaacctaattctaacatcagaacagcaATCTCTACAACCAAAACTCAAGAATTCATCATTAACCTAAAATCTCCAATTTCTACCAAAAGcttgttaaaccaaaatcagaatttaataactacattattgaagcaaacctcactcttaccttaattcagaagaaaaatgcacatcAATTCAGGTtcacttggctctacttgctcttctcccttttctcccaaaagctctgttttcacgtaaaaacgtttctaacctttcttttcctaactccccaaaatataactcccttttatttcatttactccccttaattctattaattcctaattaactccccaacctccaaaataatattaattctcacattattctaaataatattaaaataaatcatataataaaatataacacaccacataatcaacaaatataatttaaaatcataaaaagactctaaataaatcaaaaataaataaaacaacgactAAAGCGTTACAATATCCATATTTTCTTTTGCCATattttttacctaaaaaattgtagccatttttccctccttcaaaacctaaccatatttcataattcccctcctccaaaccctaaccatgatttcctaatttccctcctcctaaaacctacctaattgatttccatattttcttttgcaatatttttttgtcacttCCTCAACTCATTTACCCTaatatatattatcttttacttatcttttatttataaaccTAACACTGTTGCCCTAATTCCACCtaatatttaacctaaaaaattgtGGTCATTTTTCCCTCATTCAAAACCTAAcgatatttcctaattcccctcctccaaaccctaaccatgatttcctaattttcctcctcctaaaacctacctaattgatttccatattttcttatgccatattttttacctaaaaaattGTAGTCATTTTTCCCTCCTTGAAAACCTAAccatcttttatttataaaccTAACACTGTTGCCCTAATTCCACCtaatatttaacctaaaaaattgtaGCCACTTtttcctccttcaaaacctaacaatatttcctaattcccttcctccaaaccctaactaTGATTTCCTAATTTacctcctcctaaaacctacctaattgatttccatattttCTTTTGCCATATTTTCTACCTAAAAAATTGTGgccacttttccctccttcaaaacctaactatatttcctaattctcctccttcaaaccctaaccatgatttcgtAATTTCCCTCCTCATAAAACCTACCTAATTGATTTCCAGAAACATTGAGACGTTGCTGTCATACCACTCCCTCACTGGTAATCAACTTGaaaattttgcacttatatAAATTATCGAAACTTTTGCACTTATTCCTCACTGGTTTAaagtataaataattatttaaattcctTTCAATCTTTTGTATGTCCGTTGGTGAAAAACCCTGTTTCCGGTCTTGACAAAGTAATCAACAAGCTGAGACTgaaatacagatcatatatcgttgaatatgacattgatgttgcATGTGTTTGCTGcgaaatatacctattcttaattatttgcattctattttatcaatgtttgtactgtttctattttatcaacgtttgggatgtttttgtttgttatttttttagggtgtagtgtgcttgccaaacatgtttTGGCGGTGATTTCGGAGATCAAATTGGGCGCTATGAAATCTTAactgatcctaagtccaacaagtttgaagtattggtcGACAAAGTAAACGGAGCATTTTTTCTCACAAAGGGATGGAAAGCGATTCGTGACTTACCATAGTATAGGTCTGATAGATCACAGGGGGTTGTGACTCACCATAGGATAGTGAGATaagatctcagatctaggagttcctaggttgaagtctagacgggtaggtcctaggtcataaagtgtaaacgaggagtttgctgagagattttgaataaggactacactagtggatttccttcctgacTTGGTAGCCCCCATAGTAGGTGACGTtgcaccgaactgggttaacaaactcTGTGTGCCTTTTACTTTcctgtcatttattttcttgtttttatttttgtttacgTTATGTAATTGTGAATTGTGTGAAGATATGTACATGTTGATGTTGGTTATTTTTTACGGTACGTATACACTTGGTGAttttaattgatgatgtttattttggtgATAGTGATGAAGTATGAATCAtatgtgtttgattttggtgacttctttgatgatgatgatttccTTGCCTATactttgaaatgatgaattgtatTCGTCGAGTTGATTAGGCAAGAGTTCATGTGATCCATATGTTTGATGTGAATTAGAGGAATTATATACATTGTGTGAAACATGTGCTTATGTAAACATGAGTGAAACTGCATGTATGATTATACTTTCTAAATGACGAAGTTGGTGTAGTTTAAAGATTAAGCTAAACAATGAATGAGGTGAGAAATCCTCGAATTGATTTAATGTTGTTAAGTGATGTACTttgttaatgaatgaatatgctTGATATGCTATGATAGAAATATGATAACAtgaatatgtatatgtatatgtgttatgCATGGAATCCTTGAATACTTATTTGATTATACTTTAATTGTTGAATGTTATCTAACCCcagtggtcgtttggttgaTCGCATACCTTATtcgtatggatgggtagacggcGTGCATGATTAATTTTCTTTGCTTTGCTTGTGAGTATGCTTGAGGCTAGATTTGGAGCTACCTTGTCTTTTTCTTTGGGAGTCTTAGTTTAGGGCTCTGATTAGGATATATGTCCGTCGTTGCTTATATTTTATGTCTGTATGAAATTTTATCACTCAGTATGTTGAGATtagatatttatttttggtgatgTATTGTGATATCTATGGCATGGCTACTTTGAAGATTTATTTATCTGTCAATGAGATGTTATGATAttattccgctgcgatgtttttTGGACTTATAGAAGAAGtagcacatatatatatatatatatgagttttgCTAATACACACCCTttcatttttatgaaggtgtacATTAGCAAGTTGAACCTTTTTGAGTTGGACAAAGAAactaacattttctttctaaaagCAATTAAAGTAATGGGTATTggtaatttaaaatttcatatcttttttaaatcataattcttttcatttctctctcttttttacGTGTGGATTTTCGCCCTTCCTCCTTCTTTATCTTCCCATTCATTATTACTTTGAAAAGGGAAAAGAATCTTGTtgccatttttatttctttgggAGCTTGCCCTCATCTTCTTTCTATATTATTTGCAGATTACTCATATATGTTAAATTAGTTATGgtgatttttgtttaaataaggTGATGGTAAAATTTGAAGAACAAAAGGACACCTAGTAAATTACCAAATTACCaactcaattttaaaattaatgtgAGACATAGGAGAACAATACTGATTTAAATGCAAGGACCTCCTGAGTTCAATATGAAAACGAATATAGAACTAAATAGAAGAAGTTGTGATGTCTTCATGGAATTGACTTTGCAGAGGAAACGCACAGGAAACATGATTCAAAGAGGAGGTGGAGGAAAAGCTTGAGAGAGAAATGAAATGAGGaaggaaaatgatgaaaacgattttgattttaaaaataataagaaattttaaattaccAATATACCCGTTACTTTAATTGCTTTTAGAAAGAGAATGTTAGTTTTTTTGTCCAACTCAAAAAGGTGCACCTTGCTAATgcacaccttcataaaaataaataggtGTGTATTagcaaaaccatatatatatattgagacTGAGTTTGTTACGTAAGAATGTGAGAATGATTTATCAACCATTAGATTGTAATAAATGGTCAAGattaaaaactcaattttaattaaCACATATGTCTTTCCACAGTCAATCAATACAGAACCTTTCACTTTCTCATCTTCTCCAATCCACCGTTCTGCAACATTGTATGTCTAACTGATTTTAATTCATCAATACACCACACCATGTTCTAATTGGTTTTAATTCATCAATCAGTAAACCCCTATGTTCTAATTGTCAGAATTTCGAAAccctcctttcaaaaaaaataaaaaaattccctaaccttaatactacctccggtcctatttataagagaaatttaggtcaataaaagtgaatgtatttggactgaatttttaactagatacatcaatttttgttgcccaaaattctcttataaataggaccggagggagtaattctTAATCGTAACCCTAAACCAAAATGACCGCAAATCCGCTGTAACTTCTGTTTTGAATTCTAGTAGCGATGGAAATGGTtgttgagatgatggataagcAAAAGGAAAACACTTTTATTTGTCACCAcataaatttaaaatctcaGGCAACTAAAACaacaatacaaaaaataaaaccaaatcaGATTACATACATTAAAAAAAGATGTGATTGAgtttttaattgaattgaagGTGTCACGGCAGAATAATATAGGGTTCAAGGATTCATTTGATGGTGGGTTGGGCGAAGAAGGTGGGTTGAAGGAGGACCGAAGGTAAACAAGTTTAAGATAGAGAGTATAGAAAGGaaaatgtgttattttaattGAGACTTTTGATCtgaaaaatctattttgatctaatggttgatAAATCATTCTCACATTCTTACATAACAAACACATTCTCACTAGATATGTCATATATAtctatgtgtttgtgtgtgaataTCACTACTTATtttatctaacaatttttttttattcaaaattcatgAGCTTTATTCAGATGCACTAAAAAACAAAGGTAATGCCTCTCTAAACAACAAtcatattttcaattaaaataacattGATCAAAATCACAACATAAAGTCTCTAAAGTTTAAGACGAATTAATTTGATCAACCGAGTGCATCAATCTTATTATCCATGTTCTTCGGAATTTTCTCAATAAGCTTATTAAATTCTTTCAATTCAGAAACACACAATTCATCTGGTAGCTTTCTATTTTTCATGTACCCAATCATAAGATTGTTCATCTCCTTCTCACGACTGTCATGACTTTGCTTTTGAAGTTGCTCTCTGGCTTTAGTAATCCTCTGCAATAGGAAACTCTCTTGGTTCACATTCTTTGTTTCATCTTTCACTGATGAGTTCTGGTACCTCTCAATCACCTGTCTGGCCCTCTCTAGATCTGGCCACACTTCTGTTTTGGAACTAAAAGGATTGGAAATTATAGCACATGCTGGAATACCACAAAGAATGGTGAGTTTCTAACTTTCTTGATGATACCCTTTTCTCTTTTATTGTAGGTTGCCTTTCTTGCCGAATCATTAGAGATAAAAGCAAGTTTTACCTTCTTCCTAGTCATGGCGTTGTGATTCAACTCGAAAAAAAGAAATGAggaattataatattttttgcatTATTTCTTTAGTACCTTGTGGGTTTTATAATGAGCTatgtcaaacaaatatttcacttttatttttttacatatcaaTGACTAATATTTGTacgattttttatatttatcatgaCAAATATATGCCATatgtttattattaattgatacttcgtcatataatattatttttcctaaCTGAAGGAAGTGTGTTTAAGTGTTTTAGAAGTGATTTCCTTAGAGAAATTGTGAGTTGAAGATGAAATTCAGCTAAAGAAGTTTAAGACGATTATAATTGAAAGTATGTGATAGTGTTTTAAGATGATGGATGAGGATGAGGGTGATGTTCTTAAAGTAGTAATGTGTCAATGATAATTGTCATATAAAAGAgtataagattaaaataaacgAAAAATAGGGTGTGGTCATTTAAGATAATTGAAAATGGGAAGAATAATAATATGGCGAGATAAAGATCTTAAGTTAAAATCATGCTATGATTATGGGTATGGTTGAGGTTCTAGGAGATGATAAATGTGAGACGAAGTTTTAGGTTTTATTAAAGTCATGATTGCGAGTAAGTTGTTAAAGGTGAGACGAgttaatgtattaaaaatttatcattGAAGAGATCAAATAATGTGGTAAAATGATGAGTTAAAGGAGATGAATAAACTGTGATAATGTGTCGTTAACAGGTAAGTTAAATATTGGgttgatgttgaattttgaTGAGATAATATTCATTTTTGATGAGTTATACCTTGTTTATGATGATggtgtttgataaaataatctttatttatgatgatgtttTGATGAGTTAAACattgtttatgatgtgttgtttgaTGAGATAATCTTTATTTATGACGATGTTTATATTAGTCAAACGttgtttatgatgatgatgatgttttgaTGAGATAATCCTTCTACGATGATGAGCTTCGATGAGATAGTccttatttatgatgatgaattttgatgacaTAAATCtaattatgatgttgatttatTGGTAATTTTTTCTTGTGTATTTTTGTTAATGAATTTTCCACATGCATCATGTATTATTACGAAATTGATGAGATTGATGAGTGTATGTTCAGTAACACAACTCTGACATACAAAAATTGATGAGtagaattggtaccacatgcatactGATAAAATTAATGAATAACATTTGTCATAATGGTGATGTTTGAACATGGTGCATATTGTCAGTGATGTGTAATTGTCAATGAAGATTATTTTTTGGAACATTAGGGGGATCGGTAACAATGATTCCCGGATAGCATTTTCAGACTTGTGTCATTTAAATACTCCTTCTTTAGTATTTATTGCTGAACCTATGGTGTTGTATGATTCA
Above is a genomic segment from Medicago truncatula cultivar Jemalong A17 chromosome 5, MtrunA17r5.0-ANR, whole genome shotgun sequence containing:
- the LOC11436429 gene encoding disease resistance protein RUN1 — protein: MSSSSDDHPWTYDVFISFRGEDTRNTIVSHLYAALQNSGVYTFLDDQKLTKGEVLGPALRKAIEESKIFIVVLSPDYAGSSWCLRELVHIMDCHESYGRIVLPVFYGVEPSEVRKQSGDFGKALKLTATKREDQLLSMWKTALTKVGNLAGWDYNIFRNEGELVELIVEDILRKLDISLLSITEFPIGLESHVQQITKIIDDQSCKVCIIGIWGMGGLGKTTTAKALYNQIHRRFQGRTSFLESIREVCDNNSGGVITLQEQLLLDLLEIKQKIHSIALGKTKIMTRLQRQKVLVVLDDVTKSEQLKALCANPKLLGSGSVLIITTRDLRLLKSFKVDHVYTMTEMDKHQSLELFSCHAFQQPNPRDKFSELSRNVVAYCKGLPLALEVLGCYLSERTEKEWRDALQILEKIPNNDVQQILRISYDGLEDYTKQDIFLDICCFFIGKNRADVTEILNGCGLHADIGISILIERSLVKVEKNNTLGMHDLLRDMGRSIAGESSIKEPAKHSRLWFHDDVNDVLLKKNGTEIVEGLIFELPITHRTRFGTNAFQDMKKLRLLKLDGVDLIGDYGLISKQLRWVDWQRPTFKCIPDDSDLGNLVVFELKHSNIGQVWQEPKLLDKLKILNVSHNKYLKITPDFSKLPNLEKLIMMECPSLIEVHQSIGDLKNIVLINLRDCKSLANLPREIYQLISVKTLILSGCSKIEKLEEDIMQMESLTALIAANTGIKQVPYSIARSKSIGYISLCGYEGLSHDVFPSLIWSWMSPTRNSLSHVFPFAGNSLSLVSLDVESNNMDYQSPMVTVLSKLRCVWFQCHSENQLTQELRRFIDDLYDVNFTELETTSHGHQIKNLFLKSLVIGMGSSQIVTDTLGKSLAQGLATNSSDSFLPGDNYPSWLAYKCEGSSVLFQVPEDSGSCMKGIALCVVYSSTPQNLPIECITSVLIINYTKLTIQIYKDDTIMSFNDEDWEGVLSNLKVGDNVEIFVAIGHGFTVKETAAYLIYGQPTAVEIEPIPEVDAQPSPDAKTEPSPEVEAHSSPYAKRRRLSI
- the LOC11436886 gene encoding agamous-like MADS-box protein AGL80, giving the protein MTRKKVKLAFISNDSARKATYNKREKACAIISNPFSSKTEVWPDLERARQVIERYQNSSVKDETKNVNQESFLLQRITKAREQLQKQSHDSREKEMNNLMIGYMKNRKLPDELCVSELKEFNKLIEKIPKNMDNKIDALG